A DNA window from Undibacterium sp. YM2 contains the following coding sequences:
- the yidD gene encoding membrane protein insertion efficiency factor YidD, translating to MKTLLLLLLRFYKLAISPMLGQNCRFYPSCSEYAAEAIKIHGAAKGSLLAGKRLCKCHPWHPGGVDNVPPASEKSQTTPTSAQCCHDGKHTGHSSPLS from the coding sequence CTGCTGCTCCTGTTGCTCAGATTTTATAAACTGGCAATTAGTCCTATGTTGGGGCAGAACTGTCGTTTTTATCCCAGTTGCTCTGAATATGCGGCAGAGGCTATCAAAATACACGGTGCTGCCAAGGGTAGCCTGCTGGCAGGCAAGCGCTTGTGCAAATGCCATCCCTGGCACCCCGGTGGCGTGGATAACGTGCCGCCCGCTAGTGAAAAATCGCAAACCACCCCCACATCTGCCCAGTGCTGCCATGATGGCAAGCACACTGGACATTCTTCTCCCCTTTCCTGA